Genomic segment of Pseudoalteromonas sp. NC201:
TCTAGATTACGTACACCCGCTTCACGCGTGTAGTAGCGGATAATGCCAATGATCGCACTGTCTTCTATATTGATTTCAGACTCTTTTAATCCATTGCGTTTCACTTGCTTTGGAATTAAGTGCTGCTTGGCAATATTTAGCTTTTCGTCCTCGGTGTAACCAGAAAGGCGAATGACTTCCATACGGTCTAATAATGGACCTGGAATGTTAAAGCTATTAGAAGTCGCAACAAACATAACATCAGACAGATCGTAGTCCACTTCTAAATAGTGGTCTGCAAAGTTGCTATTTTGCTCTGGATCTAACACTTCTAGTAGAGCCGATGCAGGATCGCCACGCATATCCGATGACATCTTATCGATTTCATCCAACAAGAAAAGCGGGTTCTTTACGCCAACTTTCGACATGCTTTGGATCAATTTACCCGGCATTGAGCCAATATAAGTTCGTCTGTGTCCGCGAATTTCAGCTTCGTCGCGCACGCCACCGAGCGCCATACGTACGTACTTACGGCCAGTCGAACGCGCGATAGATTGACCTAAACTGGTTTTACCAACGCCTGGAGGACCAACCAAGCATAATATAGGACCTTTAAGCTTATTGGTGCGCTGCTGTACCGCTAGATACTCGATAATGCGGTCTTTCACTTTCTCAAGACCATAATGATCGGCATCTAGTATCTTTTGTGCACCAGCTAGGTCTTTTTTCACCTTTGAGCGTTTTTTCCAAGGTACATTGATCATCGTCTCAATGTACGAGCGCACAACTGTCGCCTCTGCAGACATAGGTGACATCATTTTAAGTTTGTTAAGCTCTGAAAGCGCTTTTTCTTCCGCTTCTTGCGGCATATTCGCTTCGCTAATACGCTTTTTCAGGGCTTCAAATTCGTCAGGAACATCATCCAGCTCACCAAGCTCTTTCTGAATAGCTTTCATTTGCTCATTCAGATAGTACTCTCGTTGGGATTTCTCCATTTGCTTTTTAACGCGTGAGCGGATCTTCTTCTCTACTTGAAGTAAATCGATCTCGCCTTCCATCAACGCCATCAAATACTCGAGACGCTCAGTCACATCGTTAATTTCTAGCACCTTTTGTTTTTCAGGTACTTTAATTGGCATATGAGCAGCCATCGTATCCGCTAAGCGTGCAGCTTCATCGATACCCGATACCGAAGTTAGTACTTCTGGTGGGATCTTTTTATTTAGCTTCACATAGCCTTCGAACTGGCTAATTGCGCTGCGAACTAATATGTCTTGCTCTTGCTCATCCACATCCTGAGATGGAATGTACTGAGCTTGCGCCAAGAAATATTCGTCTGTAATTAGAAACTCATCTATTTTTGCGCGTTGAGTACCTTCAACTAGCACTTTCACTGTGCCATCAGGTAGTTTGAGTAACTGTAGTACCGTTGCAATGGTACCAGTCTGATAGACATCATCAGTGCTTGGGTCATCAACTGAGGCGTCTTTTTGCGCAACTAAAAAGATTTGCTTGTCATTGTCCATCGCAGCTTCTAGGCATTTTATTGATTTTTCTCGACCTACAAACAGCGGGATCACCATATGCGGATACACCACTACATCGCGTAGCGCTAGCACAGGAATTTCTACTCGATCCGTTCTTTCAAGCGTCATTATGTTCTCTTCGCACTTCAATTAATTTTGGGAATACTGAGCTATATGGGGATAACGCAGATAAAGTTCAATAGTTTATAGTAATCCGCATCAAGTAGAGATCAATTTAACGTATAAAAAGCTTAGTTTTGACACTCAATTTACCGTGGTGAAATGTATGAAATATTCACCCTAAAAACTTGTCTCGCTATTGCCCTTTATTGTTATAGCAATTTGACTATATTGGTTTCTATCTGATGTGGACTAAGAAATAAAAAGGAGCGCTAGGCTCCTTTTTTCAATCTCATACTGAGCTATTCAGACGCCGCCTTTTCTTTACCGTTATTTTCGTAAATCATAATAGGGTCTGATTCGCCTTTGATCACCGTTTCATCAATGACGACTTTACTCACTTCTTCTAGTGAAGGAAGCTCATACATAGTATCAAGCAGTACGCCTTCGACAATCGAACGCAGACCACGGGCACCCGTTTTACGCTCCATCGCTTT
This window contains:
- the lon gene encoding endopeptidase La — encoded protein: MTLERTDRVEIPVLALRDVVVYPHMVIPLFVGREKSIKCLEAAMDNDKQIFLVAQKDASVDDPSTDDVYQTGTIATVLQLLKLPDGTVKVLVEGTQRAKIDEFLITDEYFLAQAQYIPSQDVDEQEQDILVRSAISQFEGYVKLNKKIPPEVLTSVSGIDEAARLADTMAAHMPIKVPEKQKVLEINDVTERLEYLMALMEGEIDLLQVEKKIRSRVKKQMEKSQREYYLNEQMKAIQKELGELDDVPDEFEALKKRISEANMPQEAEEKALSELNKLKMMSPMSAEATVVRSYIETMINVPWKKRSKVKKDLAGAQKILDADHYGLEKVKDRIIEYLAVQQRTNKLKGPILCLVGPPGVGKTSLGQSIARSTGRKYVRMALGGVRDEAEIRGHRRTYIGSMPGKLIQSMSKVGVKNPLFLLDEIDKMSSDMRGDPASALLEVLDPEQNSNFADHYLEVDYDLSDVMFVATSNSFNIPGPLLDRMEVIRLSGYTEDEKLNIAKQHLIPKQVKRNGLKESEINIEDSAIIGIIRYYTREAGVRNLEREISKLCRKAVKNILLDKNVKQVAINQENLEDFLGVQRHDYGKAEDGDRVGQVTGLAWTEVGGDLLTIECAAVPGKGKLAYTGSLGDVMQESIQAAMTVVRNRADKLRINDDFYEKRDIHVHVPEGATPKDGPSAGIAMVTGLVSSLTGNPVRADVAMTGEITLRGEVLPIGGLKEKLLAAHRGGIKRVLIPKKNERDLKEIPENVLEGLDIHAVSWIDEVLSLALAHPIDSFSVESQKN